AACCAGAGGCCTTATTTAAAACATCTAAAGTTTCTTTATTTGCCGCTTCACTTTGTTCATCACCAAGTTCACGACCCATTACAGTCACATAAACTTCAGCATAACCTAAGTCTGGGCTGACCTTCACAGCAGAGATGGTCACAAGACCACCTAAGCGTGGATCTTTAAGCTCTTGACGAATGAGTTCAGAGAGTTCTCTCTGAACTGTATCAGCCATACGCTTCAGACGTTGACTACCCGCCATTAAAGACTCCGTTTAATGAGTTGAACATCGTACACTTCGATCTTATCGAGAGGTTTGATGTCTTTGTAGCCTTTAACCGCAAGACCACATTCCATACCTGCGCGAACTTCTTCAACTGCGTCTTTATAACGACGAAGTGACTCAAGTTCACCTTGGAAGATTACGACATCATCACGAAGGACACGAATTGGTTTGTTACGGTGTAATGTACCCTCAAGTACCATACAACCCGCTGCAGCACCAAATTTACTTGAGTGGAATACTTCACGTACTTGAGCCACACCAAGAATTGTTTCGCGATGTTCAGGCGCAAGCTTACCGCTCATCGCTGCTTTCACGTCATCGATCAATTGGTAGATCACTGAGTAGTAACGAATGTCGATACTGTCAGCATCTGCTTTTTGACGTGCTGCGTTGTCGGCACGAACGTTGAAGCCAAGAAGAACTGCTTCTGAAGATTCAGCAAGTGTTACGTCTGATTCAGTGATTGCACCCACACCAGAACCAATAATACGTACTTTCACTTCATCAGTTGCCAAGTCAGCAAGTGCAACATGTAGTGCTTCTAATGTACCACGTACGTCTGTTTTTAATACCACATTGACAATAGGCACATCTTTTTTGCCCATAGACGCCATGATGTTTTCAAGACGCATTGCGGATTGACGCTCAAGACGTTTTTGACGTTCACGATCCATACGCGCATCAGCAACTTCACGTGCTTTTTTCTCGTCATTCACAACAAGAACTTCATCACCCGCCATTGGCGCTTCTGGAAGACCCAAGATTTCTACTGGAATCGAAGGACCTGCAGATTTAATACGTTGACCATTTTCATCAGTCATCGCACGGACACGACCGTAAGAAGAACCTGCAAGAACAAGATCACCTACTTTCAATGTACCGTTTTGTACAAGGATTGATGTCACTGCACCACGGCTGTTATCAACACGTGCTTCAATCACAACACCTTGTGCTGCACCTTCTTCAGATGCTTTAAGCTCAAGAAGTTCGGCTTGAATCGAAATCAAATCAAGAAGTTCATCAATACCCGCACCTGTGTGTGCAGATACTTTCGCTACAGGAACGTCACCACCCCATTCTTCAGGTACGATTTCTTTAGTGGTTAATTCGTTCAATACGCGATCTGGATCAGCAGAGTCTTTATCCATTTTGTTGATCGCAACAATAATTGGCGTACCCGCTGCACGAGCGTGATCGATTGCTTCTGCAGTTTGTGGCATTACACCATCATCTGCCGCTACAACAAGAACTACGATATCTGTCGCTTTCGCACCACGTGAACGCATTGCAGTAAACGCTGCGTGTCCCGGAGTATCGAGGAAAGTGATAATACCTTTGTCAGTTTTAACGTGGTAAGCACCGATATGCTGTGTGATACCGCCCGCTTCGCCTTGAGCCACTTTAGCACGACGAATACGGTCAAGAAGCGATGTTTTACCATGGTCAACGTGACCCATAATCGTCACAACTGGCGCACGTGTTGTTTGTGCACCACGTGCTTCTTCTGCTTGCTCAAGAAGGTTATCTTCGACAGCAGTTTCAGAAACAAGCACTGGGTTATGACCCATCTCTTCAACGATTAATGCAGCAATTTCTTGATCAATCGCTTGGTTTTGCGTAACCAATTCACCCATTTTCATGAGTGATTTAATTACTTCACGTACTTTGATCGCCATTTTTGCAGCTAAGTCAGCCACAATAATCGTTTCACCGATTTCTACATCGTAAACTTGTTTTTTAACAGGTTTTTCGAAACCGTGTTTGTTCGATTGGCTTGTTTTCAAACCACGACGGTGTGAGTTATCACGGAATGATTGCTCTTCACCACGACGACCACCTTTCTTAGAAGTACGTGTATTGTTGGTGTTTGTACCACGCTTAATTTCACGGTCTTCTTTCGCGAAAGAATCTTCGTATGCTTGACCAACAAGGCCGGCAGCAAGTGGAGAATCATCAATCACACGAATCGTTGCAGTTGCATCTTCAGATGAATATTTAGATGCCATCTGACGCATTTGCTCAAGCGTACGTTGTTGAGCTTCTTCAGCTGCCTTGCGACGCGCTGCTTCTTCAACCGCTTTAAGTTTTGCTGCTTCTGCTTCACGTGCTTTACGTTGTTCAGGAGTTTCAACTTGTTTAACCGCTGCTTTCACAATCGGTTTATTGGTTGATTTACGTTTTACAACAACGGCTGCTTTAGGTGTTTCTTGTTTCGCTGTTTCCTGTTTTTGCGCTGCACGCATTGCTTCTAAAGCTTTGCTTGCATTGCTCACACCTTGTTTAGGTGCTTCAGCAGGTTTTTGCTCTGATTTTTGAGCAGATGCAGCTTTGGCTTGCTGTTCAGCTTGAGCCTTCGCTAATGCTTCTGCTTTGATTTGTTCTGGATCAGGCTTTGTAAATGTATGCTTCTTACGAACTTCTACATTAATCGTTTTAGCCTTACCTGAAGTACTCGCTACTTTAGCAGTACTAGTCGTTTTACGTTTCAACGTGATTTGTCCTGCATGGCCATCTGAACCTTGTGATTTTTTCACATGGCTCATCAAGCGATCTTGTTGTTCGGGGGTAATAATATCGTCAGCTTTACGCTGTGGTAAACCTGCCTCACGAACCTGCTCTAGGAGCTTCTCAACTGGACGTCCCACGCTGAGGGCTAACTCTTTAATCAACTTGTCCGTCATATACTACCTCCTAGTTAAACCATGATTCGCGCGCTTTCATAATGAGTTGACCTGCTTTCTCAGCACCTAAACCTTCGATATCTTCAATATCGTCAGTTGCTTGGTCTGCTAAGTCATCTACGGTTACTACACCACGAGCAGCTAATGCTTGCGCGATCTCTGTTGTCATGCCTTCCATTGCTACAAGTTCTTCACTTGGCGCTTGTACGTTTTCTTGCTGTTTTAAAGCATCAGCAAGTGCAACTTCTTTTGCACGGCTTTGCAATAGTTCAACTAGTTCAGCTTCAAGTTCGATTTCTTCGAACGTTTCAGCAGGTACGTATGCGATTTCTTCAAGCGACGTGAAGCCCATTTCTACGAGCGCCATAGCCAAGTCTTCAGCAATATCTAAACGAGTGACGAACATGTCTAGATATTTTTGAGCTTCGCTTTGTTGACGTGCGTAATATTCTTCTTCCAACATCATGTCTAGCTTATAGCCAGTCAATTCTGATGCCAAACGAACGTTTTGACCTTGCGAACCAATCGCACGTGCCAACTGATCACTTGTTGCGAAGATGATGTCGGCAGTGTGTGCATCTTCATCAATCACAATACTTGATACATCAGCTGGTTCTAATGCGCTTGCGATGTATTGAGCAGGATCATCAGACCATACTACAACATCGATACGCTCACCATTGAGTTCTTGTTGAACTGCTTGGATACGTGTACCACGCATACCAATACAAGCACCAACAGGGTCAATCCGATGGTCGTTTGTTTTCACTGCAATTTTAGCACGCACACCCGGTTGACGAGCTGCAGCTTTAATTTCAATGATTTCTTCAGCGATTTCAGGAATCTCTTTCTTCATCAATGCAATCAGCATTTCAGGTTTAGAACGAGATAATTGAAGCTGTGCACCGCGACCTTCACGGTTCACGTTGAACAAAATCGCTGTTACACGTTGTTTAGGACGCAAAATTTCTTTTGCAATCATTTCTTCACGTGCAAGGTAAGCTTCTGCATTTTCACCTAAGTCAATGATAAAGCCATCTTTGGTTTGTTTTTTCACTTCACCGTAGATGAGTTCACCGACTTTAGATTCGTATGCATCAGCAACTAAAGCACGTTCAGCTTCACGAATTTTTTGTACAATCACTTGCTTCGCAATTTGCGCAGCAATACGACCGAAGTCAATCGACTCTACTTCAAGTTCACGAATATCACCAATTGACCATTGTGCTGGATCAACGTCTGAAATCGCGTCTTGGCAAGCAGGCATTTCATGATCTTCATCCGCAACCACTTCCCATTGACGGAAAGTACGGTAATCACCTGTCTTACGATCAATTTCCACACGTAAACGTGCTTCTTCTGAATGTGTGCCTTCGTAGAATTTTTTCTTAGTCGCTGCAACTAAAGCTTGTTCTAGTGCTTCGAAGATCGCTTCACGAGGTACACCTTTTTCGTTACTGACCGTTTCAACTACGGTAAGAATTTCACGTGCCATAAGTCACCTATTCGTTCAGATTCTTATTAATAGAATTAATCTTGGTAAATCAAATTTGCTTTATCGATGTTGTGACTGTCGATATCTAGAATTTGTTGCTTTTCCACTTCCACTTGAATCATTTCATTTTCAAGATCAACGCTGACCAATTTAGCTTGGAATTTGCGACGGTTATCTACTGCGCTAATCAAACGTAAAGCAATCGTTTGACCAATGTATGCAGGCAACTGGCTCAGCTGGAAGAAAGGACGATCCCAACCTGGTGAAGACACTTCGAGTGAGTACTCACCTGAAATTGGATCATGGACATCAAGCATAGCGCCGACTTGCTGCGTTACACGAACACAGTCTTGCACGCCAATACCACGACCTTGTTCGACTTCGCCATCTTCATTGATTACAGGCTCTTGAGCTGCATCATCTGCTTTGTCGATATAGATACGTAATAAAGAACGTTTACCTTGAGGAAGAAATTCAAT
This window of the Acinetobacter sp. NCu2D-2 genome carries:
- the infB gene encoding translation initiation factor IF-2; the protein is MTDKLIKELALSVGRPVEKLLEQVREAGLPQRKADDIITPEQQDRLMSHVKKSQGSDGHAGQITLKRKTTSTAKVASTSGKAKTINVEVRKKHTFTKPDPEQIKAEALAKAQAEQQAKAASAQKSEQKPAEAPKQGVSNASKALEAMRAAQKQETAKQETPKAAVVVKRKSTNKPIVKAAVKQVETPEQRKAREAEAAKLKAVEEAARRKAAEEAQQRTLEQMRQMASKYSSEDATATIRVIDDSPLAAGLVGQAYEDSFAKEDREIKRGTNTNNTRTSKKGGRRGEEQSFRDNSHRRGLKTSQSNKHGFEKPVKKQVYDVEIGETIIVADLAAKMAIKVREVIKSLMKMGELVTQNQAIDQEIAALIVEEMGHNPVLVSETAVEDNLLEQAEEARGAQTTRAPVVTIMGHVDHGKTSLLDRIRRAKVAQGEAGGITQHIGAYHVKTDKGIITFLDTPGHAAFTAMRSRGAKATDIVVLVVAADDGVMPQTAEAIDHARAAGTPIIVAINKMDKDSADPDRVLNELTTKEIVPEEWGGDVPVAKVSAHTGAGIDELLDLISIQAELLELKASEEGAAQGVVIEARVDNSRGAVTSILVQNGTLKVGDLVLAGSSYGRVRAMTDENGQRIKSAGPSIPVEILGLPEAPMAGDEVLVVNDEKKAREVADARMDRERQKRLERQSAMRLENIMASMGKKDVPIVNVVLKTDVRGTLEALHVALADLATDEVKVRIIGSGVGAITESDVTLAESSEAVLLGFNVRADNAARQKADADSIDIRYYSVIYQLIDDVKAAMSGKLAPEHRETILGVAQVREVFHSSKFGAAAGCMVLEGTLHRNKPIRVLRDDVVIFQGELESLRRYKDAVEEVRAGMECGLAVKGYKDIKPLDKIEVYDVQLIKRSL
- the nusA gene encoding transcription termination factor NusA — its product is MAREILTVVETVSNEKGVPREAIFEALEQALVAATKKKFYEGTHSEEARLRVEIDRKTGDYRTFRQWEVVADEDHEMPACQDAISDVDPAQWSIGDIRELEVESIDFGRIAAQIAKQVIVQKIREAERALVADAYESKVGELIYGEVKKQTKDGFIIDLGENAEAYLAREEMIAKEILRPKQRVTAILFNVNREGRGAQLQLSRSKPEMLIALMKKEIPEIAEEIIEIKAAARQPGVRAKIAVKTNDHRIDPVGACIGMRGTRIQAVQQELNGERIDVVVWSDDPAQYIASALEPADVSSIVIDEDAHTADIIFATSDQLARAIGSQGQNVRLASELTGYKLDMMLEEEYYARQQSEAQKYLDMFVTRLDIAEDLAMALVEMGFTSLEEIAYVPAETFEEIELEAELVELLQSRAKEVALADALKQQENVQAPSEELVAMEGMTTEIAQALAARGVVTVDDLADQATDDIEDIEGLGAEKAGQLIMKARESWFN
- a CDS encoding ribosome-binding factor A; this translates as MAGSQRLKRMADTVQRELSELIRQELKDPRLGGLVTISAVKVSPDLGYAEVYVTVMGRELGDEQSEAANKETLDVLNKASGFLRHELGRRIKTRITPRLRFHYDKTNAYGNYMFGLIAEAVKDLPPAEDKKDEE
- the rimP gene encoding ribosome maturation factor RimP — protein: MKLSNKTQALQDLIAPAVEACNVDLWGIEFLPQGKRSLLRIYIDKADDAAQEPVINEDGEVEQGRGIGVQDCVRVTQQVGAMLDVHDPISGEYSLEVSSPGWDRPFFQLSQLPAYIGQTIALRLISAVDNRRKFQAKLVSVDLENEMIQVEVEKQQILDIDSHNIDKANLIYQD